The sequence CGGTGTTGCTGTCAAACAGGCGGGTTTCCTGAACCACGGTGCCGCCGTCTTCCACCAGTTCGATCTGGCGGTCGATTTCATACTCGATGGCTTCTTTGATAAAGCGGAACGAGTTGATGTTTTTCAGCTCGGCACGAGTGCCGAACTCCTCCTGCCCCCAGGGACGCACGGAGACATTGGCGTCGCAACGGAAGGAACCTTCTTCAAGGTTACCGTCACAAATGCCGAGGTACATGACGATCTGATGCAGTTTTTTCAGATAGGCAATTGCCTCGTCGCTGCTGCGCATATCCGGCTCGGAAACCACTTCGAGCAGTGGCGTGCAGGCACGGTTGAGGTCAACGCGTGACCCGGCACCAACATCGTCACTGTGCAACAGTTTACCGGCATCTTCTTCCATGTGGATGCGGGTGATGCCGATCTTCTGCGCCCCGCGATGGTCGCTTTCAATATCCAGGTGACCGTGCTCGCAGATGGGCAGCTCAAACTGGGAGATCTGATAACCCTTGGGCAAATCGGGATAGAAATAGTTTTTACGGGCAAAAATCGACCGCGGCGAGATCTGGCAGTTTGTGGCCAGACCGGCCTTGATGGCGTTTTCCACCACCTGACGATTCAGCACCGGCAGCGCACCGGGCAGGCCGAGGCACACCGGGCAGGTCTGCGAATTGGGCTGGTTGCCGAACTGCGTGGAGCAGCCACAGAAAATCTTGGTTTTGGTGGTCAACTGGACATGCACTTCCAGTCCGATGACAACTTCGTATTTATCTCTCATATCGCTCACAACCTTTCTGCATCACTTCAATGCTGGATGCAGGGAGCCGGTCGGCTCGATGTTATCAATTAAAGTTCAGGACCCTGTGTATGCCAGTCCGTGGCCTGCTCATAGGCATAGGCGGTCTGCAGCAGCTCCGCCTCACCAAATGGCTTGCCGAGCAATTGCACGCCAATGGGCAGCCCCTGTTCGGTGCGTCCACACGGCAGGCTTAATCCGCAGATACCGGCCAGGTTGGTGGAGATGGTGAAGATATCGGACAGATACATGGTCAGAGGATCAGCCATTTTTTCACCAAGCTTAAAGGCTGCGGTCGGAGCCACCGGGGTCAGGATGCAATCAACCTGTTCAAAGGCGTCGAGGAAATCCTGACGGATCAGTGAACGCACTTTTTGAGCCTTGAGGTAATAAGCATCGTAGTAGCCGGAAGAGAGCGCATAGGTGCCGAGCATGATGCGGCGTTTAACCTCGTCGCCAAAGCCCTGTGAGCGGGTCTGCATGTACATGTCGATGAGGCCGTTGCCTTCGTCGACACGCTCACCGAAACGCACGCCATCGTAGCGGGCCAGGTTACTGGAGGCTTCAGCCGTGGCCACCACGTAGTAACAGGCCACCGCGTACTTGGTGTGGGGCAGGCTGACTTCGACGATTTCAGCGCCAAGCTTGCGGTAGGTCTCCACCGCAGCGTCAATGGCCTGCTTGACTTCAGCATCAAGGCCGTCGATGAAATATTCCTTGGGCAAGCCGATCTTTTTGCCGGCCACGCCCTGCTCGAGATTCTCCAGGTAATCAGGCACCGGCATATCAACCGAGGTGGAATCGGCCGGATCATAACCAGCCACAGCGCCGAGCATGATGGCGCAGTCGCGCACGTCGCGAGTCATCGGACCAACCTGATCCAGCGACGAGGCGTAGGCGATCACTCCATAGCGCGATACCCGGCCATAGCTGGGTTTCAACCCGACCACACCGCAATGGGATGCAGGCATACGGATCGAACCGCCGGTGTCAGTACCGAGGGTCGCCACGGCCTGACGTGCCGCCACGGCAACGGCCGAACCACCGGAAGAACCACCAGGAACACAATCGAGGTTCCACGGATTGCGTA comes from Desulfuromonas acetoxidans DSM 684 and encodes:
- the gatA gene encoding Asp-tRNA(Asn)/Glu-tRNA(Gln) amidotransferase subunit GatA, producing the protein MQLTDLTIHDMQQRMADGSLTSVELTEAFLQRIKDTDERLNAFITVCDDEALEAARQADAQRAAGNVQPLTGIPVALKDIFITEGLRTTCASKILGDYCPPYDGTAVRKLKEQGAVIVGKLNMDEFAMGSSNENSGYGPVRNPWNLDCVPGGSSGGSAVAVAARQAVATLGTDTGGSIRMPASHCGVVGLKPSYGRVSRYGVIAYASSLDQVGPMTRDVRDCAIMLGAVAGYDPADSTSVDMPVPDYLENLEQGVAGKKIGLPKEYFIDGLDAEVKQAIDAAVETYRKLGAEIVEVSLPHTKYAVACYYVVATAEASSNLARYDGVRFGERVDEGNGLIDMYMQTRSQGFGDEVKRRIMLGTYALSSGYYDAYYLKAQKVRSLIRQDFLDAFEQVDCILTPVAPTAAFKLGEKMADPLTMYLSDIFTISTNLAGICGLSLPCGRTEQGLPIGVQLLGKPFGEAELLQTAYAYEQATDWHTQGPEL
- the gatB gene encoding Asp-tRNA(Asn)/Glu-tRNA(Gln) amidotransferase subunit GatB encodes the protein MSDMRDKYEVVIGLEVHVQLTTKTKIFCGCSTQFGNQPNSQTCPVCLGLPGALPVLNRQVVENAIKAGLATNCQISPRSIFARKNYFYPDLPKGYQISQFELPICEHGHLDIESDHRGAQKIGITRIHMEEDAGKLLHSDDVGAGSRVDLNRACTPLLEVVSEPDMRSSDEAIAYLKKLHQIVMYLGICDGNLEEGSFRCDANVSVRPWGQEEFGTRAELKNINSFRFIKEAIEYEIDRQIELVEDGGTVVQETRLFDSNTGLTRSMRGKEEAHDYRYFPDPDLVPLIISDEWVSDVRDGLPELPEAKKARFIKQYSLPERDTEILTAERALAEYFDACAQLHKDAKACANWVMGDVQRRRNDEGLSVADIPVTPELLVGILKRIDDKTISGKIAKTVFDEMWTTGKDADTVIDEKGLKQVTDTGAIEKMVDDVIAANPAQAQEFSEGKDKLLGFFVGQIMKASKGKANPGMVNELLRKKLRGE